The sequence TCAATGTTCCTACTGCCACACCTAAGGCTTCCTTAGCTGCCTCTCTAATGGTGGATGCCAGAAAAGTCCACATCTGGTCCGCCTCATTATGAGATGACATTTCCAATTCTGCCTCGACTCTTTCAATAACCAAAGTTTTAAAAGTCTCTGCCTTCTCTCCGTTCAACTTCTTCCATAGGATTTTAGGTTGGACGGGCCTTACGCTCTTGGTGACCCATCTCCGGAGAACCAAATCCATGACCAACAATCTGTGCTGGGAGGAGCACGTTAAGTCCGTCAGGGCCTTACAGTCCCCACGTGTCCTAAGATCCCCTTTGAAAAGTAGCAAATAGTCAATCTGGGTAAAATGACCCCCGCTATGAAAAGTTGCTAGCTGAGCATTCGTCTTCTTGAAGAACGAATTCGCAACAACCAAATCGTGAGCAACCGTAAAATCGAGAATAGAGAGCCCTTCCTCATTTCTTACTCCGTACCCAAAGCCCCCATGGGCACCCTGATAACCCTCGGCATTCGTTCCTATATGACCATTTAGATCCCCCCCAATTAGTAATCGATGGTCCGGAGGGCACATCCTCACTACCTCGTTTAACGATTCCCAGAAGTGTCTCTTTTCAGCTGCGCCAAGGCCCACATGCGGAGCGTAAGCGCTAATGACTGTGTAGGTCACCTCCTGGATTACTAacctaaccgacataatcctatcgccCCGTCTACTCACATCCACGACATTCTCGTTATAGGGTGGGCCAATTAAAATTCCAACACCGTTTCTAGCTACTCTCGATCCCGAGAACCACAGCTTGTAGTCCTTGATCTTAACCGCCCCTCGACCCTTCCACCTAGTCTCTTGGACACACAAAATGTCATCTTTCCGTTTACGTAAAGTTTCCACTAGTTCATAACGTTTGCCGGTCAAAGTACCCACATTCCAACTACCTGCTCTAATCCTAACCGGCTTCGCTAACCTATTGTCGCTTCTAGATCCTACAAACCTGCCCGCCCCTGAGCTCGAAGGAAATGACCTCAAGTAACCATGAGAACGACTAAAGTCAATCCCTCCCTATGAAACGAGAGCGAAAAAAGATTGGCGAAAAAGCAACTAGTAAAAACAGTACCGATATATAAAACTAGACACTTCGGAAAAAATAAAAACCgataaaaaagtcaacaaaaatacaAAGAAAATGACCCAAATAGTTAAAATCAAAATACGCTAGGACAATAAATATTATAGCACTATGAGAGTAAAGCAAATAAGGCACATAAAAAAATAGACCATAATAAAATAGAAAAATCAAAGCCCGAATAATAGTAATTGGTAATACAGTAGTATACTAATAGTAGTTAGGGAAATTAAAAACCACAGCCTTGTAAAGCTAAAAATCTTAGTAAACTATACAGCAAAACAAAAATTATAACAAATAGGGCTTAAAGAATAAGGATCAGAGAAACAAACAAAGCCTTGTATAGACAAGGATTCTCCGGCAGTGGAGGTTTCCGGCAGTAGCGATTTTCGGCAGCACCAAGGCAGCAAACGGAGAAATTGGCGAAGATTCTTGTTTACTACAAGCTCTTGCTAGTAGACCCGTTTAGTTTAGTTACCTGCGAAAAAAGAAAAAGTAACTAGGAATAAAAATTCTGGCGACCTGAATAGGCGGCGCGTGGCGGCGCATTTCGGGGCGCTTGCCGGAAAAATTCATACTCTCAGGTTCAGAAAAATTCTGCGAGTTCAAAGGTGTAGGTGGCTGCTTCTAATTCAATCAGAGATGGGAGCAATTTCCGATTTAAATTTTGGAGATGTTGAAATGCTTTTGGTgtaaaaagagagagagagagagagagagagagagagagagagagagagagagagagagagagacgttATCCCAAAAATACAAGATTGACAAATTTTATTGCTAGTAGTCGAATTGCAAGAAATTGATCTTTTATTGCTAAGGGATTTTAAAATATCACCGCCCGGATGACCAAGACGATGATGCCATAAATCTTTAAATAAAGAGATAAAGGTAGAAGGTGTAGAAAGTTGATGTAGCATGGAACAGTGGAGCGGGTAAAGATCTCGGTGCTATTACACCGAAGAATGGTGGTCCCCTTCAAAaaatccttcacagtaaaaccaaaaggGTCAAATGTAATAGAAATAAGATTATCAATGGTTAGTTTACGCACAGAGATAAGATTTTTGATAAGTTGTGGTGCATATAGAACATTTGATAAAGGCAAAGATTTGTTAATGGTCGGTTATAAGAGTGTCCAGTCCCATTTATTGAAATACGATTACCATTACCAACTAAAATATATTTAAGTAGGCTCGAATGGAAATAATACGAGAGGTTACCTTGCAAACCCGTCATATGTGATGGTGCACCCGTATCCATATACCAATTGATGTCTTCCAGTGGATTTAGACTCATAGTATACATCGCGGATACAATATCTGTTGGAGTGGACAAAGATGTAGAAGGTGCATATGAGTAGGCCTGTGGTCGTGGGCCAAGAAGTCCAGGCTGCCCATTAACATTAAACTGTTGTTGTTTGGGCCACTGCATAGTGGGATACGGACATAACTGGGAGCCCATTGTTGTTGTTTCCAGGCCCAAGGAGAAAAATGGGTGCTTTGGTTGTAAGCAACAGAAGCAGATGCACTTGAATTTGGGGAATAAGCTCGACCAGATTACCACGACTATAGCTTCTACGACCTCTGTGATTACCCCGATAATTGCCCCTACCACGACTCGATTGTCCAGTAGATCGATTAGGATATGGTGAAGGTGATTGTTACTTGGCAGGTACCGATGGTGTGGTAGCAATTAGGGTCGTACCAGCAGCCGATGCAGCAGTTAGGGCTTGTTATGATTTTCGGGTTTCTTCAAGGATCAATTTGGAACGTGCTTTGTAAAAGGTAGGTAATTTCTCCATATGACTGGTGTGAGATGCGACGGAATCGTAGGCTTCATTCAAACATGTGACCATTTATAAAACCAAACGGTCATCGTCTATGTCAGGATCAACATTCGACAGTTGATCGACAATTGATTTTAATTCCTGACAATATGCCGAGGCATTAGGGAAATCATCAATTTTGATGTTATTAAATTTGTGTTGCAGGTGAACGAGATGGGTATGACGATTGTCTTTGGAAATAGTACCGTAGATCCATGTGAGGACAATAGCATCCAAACGATCCCAATTATCGGTTGAATCAGTGATAGCAGGTGTTGTATCAGAAGTTGTGTCAGAGGCTATGGATGAAGTATCTTTGGGAATTATATGATCAATGTCCATATAAGCTCGACAGTGGATTGTAAACAGTTCGACCCAAGAGTCATATTGGCCGTTTTCCATCTCTAGGATTATAGGGATATAATTGCGAATGTTGGTGACAGTGCAAGTTGGGTGTATTTTGTATTCTGACATGGTGTTTGTAGGGAACAAGAAGAAGCAGACGATTTTGGAGAAGATGAGAAGGATGGTTTAGGGTGATACCATGAAAGAAGGTTAATTGGTGAATCTTATTGCTTTGTTTTGATCCCTATATATACACGTATTACATATCTTTTGATATCTCTATTTCCTAACTAACATCCCTCTATATATGGGATGGATACTAAACATTATTGTCAGTTAATGATATACAATAAAGTACATAAATAGGATGTTGACTAAGGGTAGCTAATGTACAACTATTAGGCATGGCTTCCAAGATTGCTAAAACAACCTGCCTTCACAAGATAGCTGGTTTCTTCAAGCAACCACGAAAATCCACTGGGGAGTACTCATTCCTTTCCACTTGTTACTAGCTCAAATATAAATTATGCCATACCCTAGCTTATCaccaagtgtgggattccaactcaaataaacactagacaaatatttccAAAAAAttctttaactaaaactcctaagtgtgggatacactaggaacattggggacaatgttcgtctaagtgttggATGTTGGTATAATTATTTaatgctatattaaaataaccccattacaaagatttctagttcttaagtcaaatttcaaaacttttaacaaaagaaagcctttccaaaaaagtactttcaaaaatcaaaaacgtttgtaaataaaaattaaggcttaagtaaggtagaaatcttgttgggacgaaccgaatctctaatagagcattgcatgactaggaattatcgacctaaattgattatggtgagacacccaaataagaccatataAGCATTCGTCTTTAATGTTTCACCATTTTCCATTGAGAGTGtcgatgtctgtactcagaatcagaacttgctctagatctgcatttccaagtaacgaaatgtgattcgtgtataattagaagagctagccatttttcAAAATAAACTCTTCACACCCTTCCACCACTTCTACCACATCAAACCATCATTCACATCATCTTTATTATCACTCGAAAGATCCAAAAAATGAGATTCCTTCTGAAAACCTGATGTTAAgaacttctcaagtatcacggcaaaagtcttgcaaaaagtttaccggcagaatgtttctcgagataaaatctccaaaaaaataataaaaataaaaatttgtagttctgagaaaaggagcagaatttATAAAGGAGACGCCGAAGAAGAACCCGACCGAAACGCCTATCACTCCaaaagaagaaaagttcaaaagtgcttctcaaaaatatcagcactcctatctatctttctTTTCCGAAATTCAGAATAAAAGTCTTCaaaaagactatattaccctttcACACCCCTTCAAACAACTTCAACACCAAtccaaaattcctttccaaattGAAAAATTCACCTGGAAGCTATGGTTATTAacgttttcacattagtagcaaggatttgagtctttatcaagcctatgatgatgagtgcaacatgactggctatgagtgaattcaattcttagatctatagggaaccctaaacacttctgtgatttgagtgaccctgaaagctagcctaagtcatgtaacctccccgcatgcttgcagagatagtttcaaccctaacatagataactTACCTTATTTTTTCTCTCttatataataaaaagcaaaccaatTAGGCAAATAGAAAGGAAACTcagaaaagatttcttgaagttaaaatgagaagtttgcttgaggacaagcaaagtctaagtgtgggatattttaaatcggctaaaaagtcacattttcaccctggtattgaggcccaaaaacaataaagttccaagatttatcgccaaaatactcgctttATCGGTTAAAAATGAAGATCAAGTAATTAAGAAaccagtgcaaaaagaatcaagagaatcggagctaaaacgaagattctagagtgaaaacggtgaaagacaagttacgaccccggaaaacaagttacgatccagcaaaaacAGTAAAACATGgcagccatacggcttgccatccggTATGCCACATCAGAAATGGCCTGCTATGCATCTGGCCAAGCCAAACGGTTTGCCAGGCCATgagggcaggccatacggcttgcaaTACAACCTGCCAGCCGTATGACATCAAAATCATTTTCTATTTAAAGGACATTTGTCATCcaattttacacacacttcaattcacttatctctctctctttctacaatattagtcatactttcaaggttttCGACTCCGtgagggaaacctagtacccggagaagaacgtcgaagattaACCGTCATATCATTGCAAGTCCCATTGCTCCCCTTAGGCACATGCATTGCTCCCCCTAGGAACATGCATTGCTCCCCCTAAACACATGCAGttgttgtattaggagcggtctggagtttgaagttgtcacttttgtattcagaactcgtttaatctactggtacttctattatTTGTCCTTATATAATGTCTTATATCATTATGATTTGTGatttgttaccatgattagcgagtagttatctttagtgtatgccatGATGTAgtaagttataatgccgaaataatattatggtttgtgtatgttgtcgagatgctttccgattaagcTTTAaattcaatcgcttttccaactaatagaacgtagttataggctctgttattgggaagtcgcgaaccccaattcagagtacactatctgtgtcaccccttggtaagagaagtctatcggatacaacgtaagttttactaaggcacaccgattgtagtaagtctGCCGAGCCttagattccgactgaggactctttcgtagtgaaacatctaactaggcccatagtacattgtcggtcctagaccatgctagtgtagtcaacaagcatataaacttcgtacgtgcacgctgaagcacaacagtttttgtatgctgtacctctgctaagtaaggccatggaacccggtcagtgctgattaatacacttcaccataacgcagtctcaagcattgcaccccgcttgagggattctcagttaattaaggaactgtttgtttaaacacataaaggattggaccgataggataaccgaacgtgttcatggaagttaaaccgacttggccatggtgttctttatggttgaactcttttcaagggcctaactatcttttataacccaatcattaacgaaagcatcgaaacacatcacgtctctcagatatggcataccttgtatttcatggtgcttaagaaagtttagacctttgttgaatgttaatacgtcacccaatcgagtcgctcaattggatgagccgtttgaatgtgtatgcttgtagtcagactgcacgggcgtcgggggtaaaggACGTTGctttctattcagaatcttcaagcctaacgcattacccagtgacatgtcttatgacaggggcgttaggaccagtgtagtgaatacaaggtcactacctattcatgagccagcattccataatctcggcaaagtaactgacgaaaccatagtatgcacttgctttaaccttatctgaattacaaattttattgcatttactttattttatcttataaataagaaaacccaaaattaggtaataaaccactactcctttactttaggattatcttaagctttagttataggttcaattctactgatatcataaaaattcgaccctaggtcatacttcccttactcaccataataaggagtagtacgatttaggcccctctaaatataaatttaaaactattgctctcACCTCCCGATAGCTAAT comes from Rutidosis leptorrhynchoides isolate AG116_Rl617_1_P2 chromosome 4, CSIRO_AGI_Rlap_v1, whole genome shotgun sequence and encodes:
- the LOC139841103 gene encoding uncharacterized protein, which encodes MSEYKIHPTCTVTNIRNYIPIILEMENGQYDSWVELFTIHCRAYMDIDHIIPKDTSSIASDTTSDTTPAITDSTDNWDRLDAIVLTWIYGTISKDNRHTHLVHLQHKFNNIKIDDFPNASAYCQELKSIVDQLSNVDPDIDDDRLVL
- the LOC139841102 gene encoding uncharacterized protein, whose amino-acid sequence is MGSQLCPYPTMQWPKQQQFNVNGQPGLLGPRPQAYSYAPSTSLSTPTDIVSAMYTMSLNPLEDINWYMDTGAPSHMTGLQGFFEGDHHSSGGIDFSRSHGYLRSFPSSSGAGRFVGSRSDNRLAKPVRIRAGSWNVGTLTGKRYELVETLRKRKDDILCVQETRWKGRGAVKIKDYKLWFSGSRVARNGVGILIGPPYNENVVDVSRRGDRIMSVRLVIQEVTYTVISAYAPHVGLGAAEKRHFWESLNEVVRMCPPDHRLLIGGDLNGHIGTNAEGYQGAHGGFGYGVRNEEGLSILDFTVAHDLVVANSFFKKTNAQLATFHSGGHFTQIDYLLLFKGDLRTRGDCKALTDLTCSSQHRLLVMDLVLRRWVTKSVRPVQPKILWKKLNGEKAETFKTLVIERVEAELEMSSHNEADQMWTFLASTIREAAKEALGVAVGTLRGHRSDR